ATCCAGGGGCTTTCGGCTCGAAAACCAGCATCATTATCTCATTCTCCACCGACTGGTTTTTGTATCTTCAACAAATTAAAGGGAGATAAAAGAAACTGCTTTGTTTCTTGCCACAATATGTCTGACTGTGAGACTTAGTTGAGCCCTTGTTGGTTACCTTGGCCAGTGGCAGGGTCACATATAGGCAGCTGAAGGCAGTTGGGCCACATAAAAGtcctttattttcatattgatgtATTTGTTCTTTTGCATATTCATGCATAGTAGTGCCCCCAACGGTATGACTGTCTTGACCTAATGCCCCTCCACctaaattttctggctctgccactacCATACCCTCAGGCTTTCAAGTTCATGGTTTGATTCATGCAGAGTGACTCTCATGGGTTCTGAACTCAAACTGTATTTTCAGCAGCCGAAAAAGCCCTACTCACTACAGCAACCCCCTAATTAGTGCTTGTTTGAAATGGATGGATAGAAATATAATCCCTTAGAAACATATTATGTTAGATAAACATATCCAGTTTGTTGCAAATGATACAATATGTCAGATCTTGTAAGGAGGTGCTTTTGATACACTTTACCATTACTTTTAAAAAGAcataatgaaaaatgaaagcagaaaTATCGTTATGTCTACGGTGTAAAATTGCAATTCAATTTTGATTGGATAAATGCTGAGGttgctctttccttttcttcctcctttttgttTGGCAGTTTGCTTTGAGCAGATATAACTTTTTAATATACAGACGAAAGTTTTCATTCAAGGGGCCGCATGTTGTTCTTTTATTCCAAAGCAGTGGATACATATTAATTCTGTGGTCAACACCAACCCtacaacttttctttatttttatataggtttcttcaaatattttcttatttttatatgcTGGCCATGCCCCCCTTGAGGAATGAAAGTTTCTAACATAGTGCCCATCAGCCAAAAAAATCCTGATTCGCCTTTATCCCAGAGGCTAACCTCACATTTTCCTGATCATTTGATAAGTTGTTCATTTTGCGAACAGCTGACCCCAAGTTGGAAGTTCGAGTAATTCATGCCAATGTCATGTTTGAAGATGAGGAATTAAAAATTAGGGTCACCATTTAGCTTAAAATTTTGTACGTTTTTCACTATTCATAGGAAAGGGGAAGACACTAAATGCCAATTCGTTCATTACAACTGATATTTTAGTTAGAGCAAAATAGACAGTGGTGAAGGTGGGTCTTACCACCATAAATAGTAGAAACACAATGTTGCATTAGAACCAACGTCGCTCAAAAgacattttatttgaaaaatcgtgaaaaatatgttaaaaacatGCCATCTAAAAAAAGGGAAACCCATCTTTTCTTaaatgctaaaaatgaaaaaaaaaaaaaaaaaacattttcttcagtttttcattttttttgttttttcattcttcacatttttttatattttttagtaaccagatttttgtttttacatttttcacaagttatttttaaggattttttaaaagttttctaaAACTTGCGGAGATTTACctaagaaaaacaactttgccatattGAATATGAGAAGAACCTCGTTGTTTAATATCCGAAAATAAATATTTGCGACCATGATTAGCACTGGCGCCAACGGGTTATCACCTAATTGAAACTTCAATTACGAGAAAACACCATTCTACAAACTGATGaaattaaggaaaaaagaaatgaatgaaggAAGCCAGTCAAAGGTTTTATCTTCTCACATTCATCTTCTTATGGCATCCATGTTGGCCATTTGGGCTGAGCAATGTAATTCTAATTATTATCGAGCACATGGCAGCCATTCTATGTCCCCAAACAGAAACCAAGATCAGGGAAGTCTTGCCAGTTGATCTACCGGCCATCGGTTGCTAATCTCTGCAATTTATTGTATATATTTATCATTTTCCGCTACTGAAACCCCAACTTAAATGAACTCGTAACCTAAATTAAAGCATTCCGACTTTCTGTTCAGACAAGCAGGTGCCTGAAAATTTATCTGTCTTCAAAGGGATCGAGCCGCAAGtgcaatgttttttttcttattattattaattttgatACAAATCATGGCTAGCATAGTTCGAGGGAAATGCTTTCGCTTTCGTTCTTGGTGCATGAGGCGCCCCCTcgtagtctctctctctcaacccaAAGAGAAACTATCAAGTCTACGAAAGGCAAGTGAGAAGTTATTTACACATGTTTACTTGTGAAATAATGAACCAATTATTACTTATTTCAAGTTTGAGGTTAACGCatttagatatttttatttgaaatttgatcACATTTCATGTATCTGTGTATATGTGTGTCTTTCATGTGTGTGAGTGTGTCAGTATGTGTGGAAAAAGTATTAGTCCACGCCCTTTTAAAGTGCTCAAAAAAATTCATCTACAAATGAATTGTACTTAGTTTAGATTGATAAATGCACTTATCATGCTTTGTTTACTATAAACGATATTAGAACAGTTATTCTTTTTTTACATATGTTCGTGTTTTCTTTAAATGTGAAAACCAGTGCTGGATCACGTTGAAGAACAACGGTGGTCAAAGCTCCAAATTTACTCAACATCAAAACACTTTTAAGGTATCTGATTTTATCAAAGCTGTGTGTACTAGACATCTACATGGATGGTTAGCTAGAGGattctaatgatatatataaagggagagagagagaaaaagagtgtACGCGAGCAGCCCAGCTGGTCTCCATTTACTGGGCTCCCTAAGCGCAGCCACGTtaagaaagaaacagaagaaaaaatccAATGATTGGTGCTTTCGGGCGATCAAATTAAAGTGGCTCGAACGGACAAGTGTTTGTGTGGGTACCACACGAGTAAATGGTTAGATGATAGGATGGAGTATGTGTACGAAGAAGTCAGGTCGATAGCTTTTATAAAATGATATGAAGACAAACTTTGTGTATGGTTTACCAGAATGTTTAGGAATCAGTATGACTGTTTTCCATTACATTGTACAATTAAATGGATGAAGGGGCTCATGTTTACGCTTTTATAATCGATTAAATCGACCAATAATGCTTCCTTTTATTAAATGGAACTTTGTTTTATCGAAATATGATATTAAATCTTTTCTATTAACAGAGGTTCGAGAGTATTTTACTTAGGATGTTATTTTGCAGCAGATCTGAGTGGAATCTTAGGAATTTTAAGTTGGGAGGCACTAATTCAAAACTTCTCACAGTTTCAACGAATACCTCGAAGAGACCAAACtggtcttctttttctcttaccTCGGAGTCCAATGCTGCTTTGGGATTTAGATGGGGAACAATACACCTATCAACTACAGTGTCATGCATTCAATATTTAAAGTTCAAATGAGTAGTGCCCATAAGAATCGAACTGACAACTACACTTTCACCAGCTTGCAAGTCCAATTAGCTATGTTACAGTCCTCAGCCCTCAGTGCACTTTTATAATTTAAGGAACACCATTATATACAAATGAGGAAATCGTTTAAGACACCAATAtacaaataaattatttttgtaGGGCTGGTGTGAGCAACAGCCCGACCCCATCTATCTTTATGTGGCTGCCCACTGGATGAAATAAATGATGGGCAGGGCAGAAATTTTTCTAGCATTAGTAACTGTATGGTGTGGACTGGCTGGCTGATGTGGTGCTAATTTGGTAGAAAACTCATAAACCATAATTAACATATTTTACAAttgtttatatttaaaaattaatcaaTAGACCTTTTAGAATATTTGATAAAACTGAAAGGGATGAATAATCAACCCGAGTCTTGACCACCATTACTTCAGTTTGCAATGGGCATCGGCCACGCTCACAGAAGAAACACTGTGCAGCGGATATTGACAGCAGTGGGCAGTAGTCCCTCGTAACCTTTGTCTGTTGGCGAGTTCTTATCAACATGCAGCCTATTCGGGTCCTGAATTGACGACTCCAAATTCAGTATGAATTGGGAACACCTAGCTAGTGTTTCAGCACCATCTTGGAAATTAAATTTATCATCTTATGGTCTGGAAAGTATTACCAAAGCAGTTAATTCTTggaaaaattatatatggaaAAGAGTGAGAcgattaaaaacaaaatatctcTATTATTAGGTTCAATAATTTGTAGGTAAAGTCACCATGTAAGCAAGATCGTGTAGCCGCCACATGATATTACAATTCAAAACCCATGTGTTCGGTGGGGTTGAACTATATAATATTGTCCAAACGGAACCGCCCCGTTCGACACCTCTCCTTATATGCGGTCGTAGCCACACAGATGTCGAGACGAGGCGCTCGTAACACACACAGTTCTTGGATCATCCAATTACAGGCTTTTCATGATCTTAACTTCAAAACCATGGCCCATCAGTTTTCGTGAATCTTCCAAACAGGAAAACGAGTCCGTCATTGGCAGCAGACTCATGCGGCCCCTAGATTCCCACCAAATGAGCCATGCCAAACACATCCACAAGGGTCAAATTCCATAGAAAGTGATGTGTCACGTCTCGGTCTTAAGGTGCTTCGGTCTACACGTGTCTGTCCATTTGTCCCCctactgagagagagagagagagagagagtccaatCGGGCATGCGCTTCAAAAGGAGCCGGCCTCCTTCCCCCAATAATGCAGAGGAAAACCTTAGCCACGAAGTAATCCTTAGAAGGGAACACAGTGGATCAGATCAAACAGATAATTATCCCAcctgccctctctctctctctctctctctctctctctctctctctctctctctctctgtatatcaGCAGCACCACATGCAAAGCATTGAAGAATCTCTTGACCATTATTTAACTTTGCTTCCTCCTGccattttttatatatctatTTCATCACTTGATATCACCATATATGGATTTATGTGGTTAAGGATGTAAACGGGTCAGATTTGTATCATATCCAACACATGCTGCTCTATTCAACCGAATAGCGGTTTTGTTGGACTTGTTGTTCTACTCCTGAACCTACTAGGAATCCAAACTCGCTTAAGCTTTGCTATTTACATCCTGCAAACAAGTTGTATTGCTAATGGATTCCAATCTTGGACTTGGGATGTTATCATTAATTGGAATCCGTTTCAGTTTACATGACCCAACTACAAACCCATTTAGTAAACCCATTTAGTATGCCTCTGACGAACGTTTGGTTGCACATAACTCGCAATTGAAGTCATTTTCTCCCATTACCTTTGTGGCACTCTTAGGGCATTTCTCAATATACTCAGATAGTGTGCCTAAGACATTTTGGGGTAGTTTGACAGCAATGACATCctgtaagtgtttcatgaatgcATCTCAAAAATTAGAGTAAGTTCATCAAACAATAGTCTTAGTGTTCGTTAAACCTGTCCCAatctttaaaataaattcaCAAGACACTCACAAAATAACTCTGCAACAAAGCGACCCCTTAATATAGATATCGGGAAATCAGGAAATTAATGTATCATAGGATTTTGATCTCTTGAAAGAGTAACAAAAGATTTTGGAAAAGacataaattttagaaatagaCAAGTACTTACattcaaattggtttttttaACACTCTTCTGTTATACAGATAGAATGTCTCAGTTGTACGCTTTGAGACACTCTGTCTAGCtccaacaaacacacccttaaagtgcaaaagaaaaaataaatatcatcaGTCAAATAACAAGgcgtccccccccccccccccacattTTGGCGCAGGATCATGGAAAATCTTTCTCTAACTCACagctcttcttttattttaaccatGTGAAACACTACTACCAAAAAGGCACCTcataatagaaagagagagatcttcTTTTGAAGAATTCAGAAAGCCTCGGCGGCTTCAAGAAGATTCACAAGCTCGAGCACACTTTCCCAAATCATCACCAACAGTTCCCAGCAGTAGAAGCAGGGTTTGGTGGTGTCCCTCGTTGCCGACCTTATTTGCTTTTAAAACAACACACGTCAATCAAAAAACCTATTTTGGTCCCTTGATATGCTCATCTTCCTCGTGGACTTAGCTAGTTACAGCGTATTGCTTTCATTACTTTGAGTTGGGCACGTTTAATATCCAATATTTGTTTAATATATCCAGTTTTATATGACAAACACGTTATAACAGCAGGTATCAAATTAATATATTCAATTTTATACCCACCTGACTAAGCTATCTGATCTATGTGTTTCTAGAAATATGAGCAAGGAAAGATTGAGAAACCAAGatacttcatttcttttaaattttaacattttgatCGCATTTCCCTGGAAGTAATTttccattgatatatatatatatatattagaaaatttattggttgaaatttcaaaatcagATCCTTCTTTCATGCATCGATCCTTCAGTGTTTCATTCATGAGCTGTTTTAAATTTGTTAGAAGTTTTTACTTTTCATTAATTTGTAGTTTTCTTAATATTAAAACGttaataaattatttgtttaCCTTCTTTGTATGCGCTCCAATGGTTTATATGCCTAACTTTCCACAAAATCTAGCAGAAAAGCAAGAAAGGGGAGCGCAATAATTGTGCGTGACCCGCAAAAGAtgcaaaaaccaaagaaaacggCTTTATTGGTATATAGTCAGTCCTTTACGTCTCCCGACGACGATGTTGAAAGAGGGGGGAGACAGTGAAATAAAGGGAATGGAAATGTTAAAAGTAATTAAATATTGTATTTGGTTTCTTCCAAGCAGGATCAATGACCCCAAGTAGCCTTCAATCCCAAACCAAGCAACCGCAGCGGTGGAAAAACAACGTAAAAGCAGTGGCAGGGAAACCACACCAACCAAACACACTGCTTTCTCAATAAagtccacctctctctctctctctctctctctctctctcaaaaggcAGCCTCTTTTTGGCTTCAGCTTTCTATATAAACCTTCGACTACATTGCCCTACTTTCAGTCGCATGCagatcctcctcctcctctatCTGTAAACCTGCAACTCACTTCAATCATTGCAATTCTTCTCCTCAAAGACTTTCCAGTTTTGAATCTTCTCGTTTTTCTCTGCATTGTTATACGCAgactctttctctccatctccaTATCATGGACCCCATCAGAATGGAGAAGCTCCATGCCATGGCCAAATACAAGAAAACCCAATTCGACTTCCTGCGTCAGCTCACCAAATACACGCTCTCTGTGGTTCTGCTGGGCTTGTTTCTTTCATGCCCACTGTGGCTTCCTCCCCTCTGTACCTGCATTAAGTCTTTTGCCTTCGTTTCGGTCCCGAAAGCCGTCACATACGTTCTTCGCCCGAAGATCTTGTTTGTAATCTCAAACGTCATTGTCTTCATCCTTCTTGGTGAATCCAAGCTTCTGGGTTCTTCAAATTCAGCACCAGACATCTATGACGAGTAtgtcaagaggaagaagagctACAACCAAAAGCTCTGCGTTCCTGCCGCTGCCGAGAAAGAAGTTTGCTATGAAGAGAAGCCAGTGATCGAATCGTCAATTTTAAAAGTTAAGAATATGAAAGACACGGTGAAGGATGAGGAGGAAAATGGAGATGAAGATGGCGAGGAGATGGAAGGTAAGCAAACTATTGAAGACttggaggaagaggagaaggaaatAGAAGCCAAGAGGGGTATAGCAGAATTAAATGAAGCGGAAGAGGAAGAACAGGAAGCGGAGGAAATAGAAGCTAAAAGGGGTATAGAAGAATTAgaggatgaagaggaagaagagtgTGGTTTACCTGTTGATGAATTGAATAAGAAGATTGAGGATTTTATTGCTAAATTTAACCAACAAAGGAGGCTTGAAGCTAGAATGCTTTTCCTAAGTGGCTGAAGGGAAGGAAGACAACCAACAAGTAAATAGGCACAGATCGAAGTTTTGGCATAACATCAGCAACAATGCAGTGATTCTTAGTCCTTCTGGTTATGTATATGTAGACTCGATTTTGATCCCTTTTGAGTCTTCCTTGAAGAAAAATCATGTCTGTAGTTAtagacaagaaagaaaaaaaaaccattttggAATGGTTATCAACAAGTTGGTCTATCTGTATAACT
This window of the Nymphaea colorata isolate Beijing-Zhang1983 chromosome 2, ASM883128v2, whole genome shotgun sequence genome carries:
- the LOC116248264 gene encoding uncharacterized protein LOC116248264, with the protein product MDPIRMEKLHAMAKYKKTQFDFLRQLTKYTLSVVLLGLFLSCPLWLPPLCTCIKSFAFVSVPKAVTYVLRPKILFVISNVIVFILLGESKLLGSSNSAPDIYDEYVKRKKSYNQKLCVPAAAEKEVCYEEKPVIESSILKVKNMKDTVKDEEENGDEDGEEMEGKQTIEDLEEEEKEIEAKRGIAELNEAEEEEQEAEEIEAKRGIEELEDEEEEECGLPVDELNKKIEDFIAKFNQQRRLEARMLFLSG